The Candidatus Sulfotelmatobacter sp. DNA segment GTCGCGGCCGTGCAGCCGCATCAGCAAGAAGCCTCGGCGTTCGGCGCCGCGCTGCTGGCCGCGCAAGCGGTCGCGCTGATCGGCGACGCCGGCGCGACGGCGCGCGCGGTCGGCTACGACGAGCCGACCGCGCCGAACGCCGATCTGGCCGCGACGTACGCCGACGCGTTCGACCGCTACCATACCTTGGCAGCCACGCACCTGGAGCGGCTGGAACGTCAACACCGACCGTGAACACCAACGGCGCACGGGAGCGCGAAGCCTACGGCGTGATGGCGGTCCTCACGCTGATCTGGGCCTACAACTGGGTCGTCATCCGCATCGCCACCGCCGACGGCTCGCCGGTCTTCGTGGCCACCCTGCGCACGGCGATCGGCGCGACGTTCTTGCTGCTCATCCTGGCCGTGCGCCGGCAGGTGCGCCCGACGCCGTTCGTACCGACGCTGATCCTGGGCTTGTTGCAGACGGCCGCGTTCACGCTGCTGCAGACGGTCGCGGTCGCGCTCAGCGGCGCCGGCAAGGTCGCCGTGCTGGCGTACACGATGCCGTTTTGGGCGACGCTGATCGCCTGGCCCGTGCTGGGTGAGCAGATCGACCGTCTGCGCTGGTGCGCGCTGCTGCTGGCGGCGATCGGTCTGGGCTTCGTCGCCGCGCCGTTCAGCGCCGCCACGCTGCCCGGCGACGTGCTCGCGGTGCTGGCGGGACTGGCGTGGGGCGCGAGCGTCGTGTGGGCGCGGCGCATGCAGACCCGCCAGCGGATCGAGCTGCTGCCGCTGACGGCGTGGCAGACGGTGTGGGCGTTCGTTCCGATGCTCGTCATCGCGCTGTTCGTGCCGACGCACGTGCGCTGGACCGGCACGTTCTTGGGCGCGATGGCGTTCCTGGGGATCGCGCAAGGCGTGGCGTGGGCGATGTGGCTGTTCATCGTCGGCCGGTTGCCGGCCGGCGTCGCCGGTCTGGCCTCGC contains these protein-coding regions:
- a CDS encoding DMT family transporter, which encodes MNTNGAREREAYGVMAVLTLIWAYNWVVIRIATADGSPVFVATLRTAIGATFLLLILAVRRQVRPTPFVPTLILGLLQTAAFTLLQTVAVALSGAGKVAVLAYTMPFWATLIAWPVLGEQIDRLRWCALLLAAIGLGFVAAPFSAATLPGDVLAVLAGLAWGASVVWARRMQTRQRIELLPLTAWQTVWAFVPMLVIALFVPTHVRWTGTFLGAMAFLGIAQGVAWAMWLFIVGRLPAGVAGLASLATPVLGVLFAALQLHEIPSRAEIFGLALIVVALALNLLPALVGTAMRRQPS